In Eubalaena glacialis isolate mEubGla1 chromosome 3, mEubGla1.1.hap2.+ XY, whole genome shotgun sequence, the following are encoded in one genomic region:
- the LOC133088736 gene encoding large ribosomal subunit protein uL16-like: QSRLQTGMRGTFGKPQGTVARVHTGQVIMSIRTKLQNKEHVIEALRRAKFKFPGRQKIHISKKWGFTKFNADEFENMVAEKRLIPDGCGVKYIPNRGPLDKWRALHS, encoded by the coding sequence CAATCTAGGCTCCAGACAGGTATGCGTGGTACCTTTGGAAAGCCCCAGGGCACAGTGGCCAGGGTCCACACTGGCCAGGTCATAATGTCCATCCGCACCAAGCTGCAGAACAAGGAGCATGTGATTGAGGCCCTCCGCAGGGCCAAGTTCAAGTTCCCTGGCCGCCAGAAGATCCACATCTCCAAGAAGTGGGGATTTACTAAGTTTAATGCAGATGAATTTGAAAACATGGTGGCAGAAAAGCGGCTCATCCCAGATGGCTGTGGGGTCAAGTACATCCCTAATCGTGGCCCCCTGGACAAATGGCGGGCCCTGCACTCGTGA